The following coding sequences lie in one Zingiber officinale cultivar Zhangliang chromosome 2B, Zo_v1.1, whole genome shotgun sequence genomic window:
- the LOC122048833 gene encoding uncharacterized protein LOC122048833 codes for MIGGGNLHPATEVEESDPSLFVPELALENICLSSAEVSDKTEDGHNDIPSSEMDEIFTSVMLQSPVHETDATEDLVKRKSSKYFYYDSPLYEETGFWIPVSANGGYFPEEEEDFSKEMTMWDVVSEMLLTLRGKAATLSSSDLTSRQMPCTSTELLEQTWKQMADTLSEADFGHAAEILETQPPKWLPDSAAAACMLCNARFHPIICSRHHCRFCGGIFCNGCSKGRSLLPPKFIVADPQRVCDVCDVRLESVQAYSMNQISHASQLPTHDLTHLTTLRSWLNFPWGRTMEHEIYKAANILRAYTKVGSLKPEKSIPDVILKQAKGLAILTVVNVGLVVTYKIGTGLVVCRREDGSWSPPSAISSVGFGWGAQVGGELTDYIIVLRNTAAVKTFSSYGHLSVGAGVRAAAGIVGRTAEADVRAGDGGYAACYTYSCSKGAFVGCALNGNMVNTRVSVNTCFYGAPVKASEILLGSMPRPPAAAILYRALCHLLP; via the exons ATGATAGGCGGCGGCAATCTCCACCCCGCAACAGAAGTCGAGGAATCAGATCCTTCCCTGTTCGTGCCAGAGCTAGCCCTGGAGAATATATGCCTTTCGTCTGCTGAG GTATCTGATAAAACAGAGGACGGCCACAATGATATCCCTTCCTCTGAGATGGATGAAATTTTCACTTCAGTAATGCTTCAATCTCCTGTTCATGAAACGGACGCTACTGAAGATCTCGTAAAAAGGAAATCGAGCAAATATTTCTATTACGATTCACCACTTTACGAAGAAACTGGCTTTTGGATTCCTGTGTCTGCCAATGGCGGCTACTTtcccgaggaagaagaagacttcaGCAAGGAGATGACCATGTGGGATGTGGTTTCTGAAATGCTTCTTACACTCCGTGGCAAGGCGGCCACCCTCAGTTCGAGCGACCTAACGAGTCGTCAAATGCCTTGTACGTCAACAGAACTCTTAGAACAAACATGGAAACAGATGGCTGATACTCTGTCGGAGGCTGACTTTGGCCACGCCGCAGAGATTTTGGAAACGCAGCCACCCAAGTGGTTGCCGGACAGTGCCGCCGCCGCCTGCATGCTGTGCAATGCGCGCTTCCACCCGATCATTTGCTCGAGGCATCATTGCCGGTTTTGCGGCGGCATATTCTGCAACGGTTGCTCTAAAGGAAGAAGCTTGCTCCCTCCAAAATTCATAGTGGCCGACCCACAACGCGTCTGCGATGTCTGTGACGTTCGATTGGAGTCGGTTCAGGCTTACTCGATGAATCAGATCAGTCACGCTTCACAACTTCCGACCCATGATTTGACTCACCTCACCACCTTGCGATCTTGGTTGAACTTCCCATGGGGTCGAACTATGGAGCATGAGATTTACAAAGCAGCAAATATACTTCGTGCATACACTAAG GTTGGATCTTTGAAACCTGAGAAGTCCATCCCTGATGTTATTCTGAAACAAGCGAAAGGCCTTGCGATCCTAACCGTTGTCAATGTTGGTCTAGTTGTTACTTATAAAATTGGGACTGGTCTTGTCGTCTGTCGACGAGAAGATGGCTCCTGGTCTCCACCCTCTGCCATTTCTTCGGTTGGTTTTGGATGGGGAGCTCAG GTTGGAGGCGAGCTAACAGACTATATAATTGTATTGAGGAACACAGCCGCCGTCAAAACTTTTAGTAGCTATGGGCATTTATCAGTTGGTGCCGGAGTGAGGGCGGCTGCCGGCATTGTTGGACGAACGGCGGAGGCTGACGTACGTGCGGGTGATGGTGGTTATGCTGCTTGTTATACGTACAGCTGCAGTAAAG GTGCATTTGTTGGTTGCGCTCTCAACGGGAACATGGTCAATACTCGTGTCTCCGTGAACACCTGTTTCTACGGTGCTCCTGTCAAGGCCTCCGAGATACTTTTGGGTTCGATGCCGAGGCCGCCGGCTGCCGCGATCCTCTACCGTGCTCtatgtcatcttcttccttga